One Periophthalmus magnuspinnatus isolate fPerMag1 chromosome 15, fPerMag1.2.pri, whole genome shotgun sequence genomic window carries:
- the abhd12 gene encoding lysophosphatidylserine lipase ABHD12, with product MRKRNAQEQDSGSERDSQPGLKRHPRAEEAQAAVGQRGAMGKPFRRGALWRRLRRLFLWLMLFYVSIPVIIKLCPSIQAKLVFLNFVRVPYFIDLRRPLDQGLNHTHNFYLEPETGARVGVWHTVPSLMWREAQNKDGLWFESSLRSAKSVILYLHGNAGTRGGDHRVQLYKVLSSLGFHVIAFDYRGWGDSDGSPSELGMTSDALFVYDWIKVRLNKTPLYIWGHSLGTGVATNLVRRLCDRGSPPDSLILESPFTNIREEAKSHPFSMVYRFLPGFDWFFLDAISANHIYFASDDNVNHISCPVLILHAEDDTVVPFHLGKKLYNMASRSKSLSGHKVQFVPFDSSLSYKHKFIYRSPELPHILSNFLEMSLPHH from the exons ATGCGAAAGCGGAACGCGCAGGAGCAAGACAGCGGCTCTGAGCGGGACTCACAGCCGGGACTGAAGCGCCATCCCCGGGCAGAGGAAGCGCAGGCGGCCGTGGGTCAGCGGGGCGCCATGGGGAAGCCTTTCAGGAG GGGCGCTCTCTGGAGGAGACTGCGCAGACTGTTCTTGTGGCTGATGCTGTTTTATGTCTCAATCCCCGTCATCatcaaactctgcccctctaTCCAGGCCAAGCTGGTCTTCCTAAACTTCG TTCGGGTCCCGTACTTCATTGACCTCAGACGACCTCTGGACCAGGGCCTGAATCACACGCACAACTTTTACCTGGAGCCAGAGACAGGAGCCAGAGTCGGAGTCTG GCACACTGTTCCCTCTCTCATGTGGAGGGAGGCTCAGAACAAAGATGGTCTCTGGTTTGAGTCCTCACTCAGATCTGCAAAGTCTGTCATTCTGTATCTCCACGGCAATGCAGGCACCAG AGGAGGTGACCACCGTGTTCAGCTCTATAAG GTCCTCAGCTCACTGGGTTTCCATGTCATCGCTTTTGACTACAGAG GTTGGGGGGACTCAGATGGCTCTCCTTCAGAGTTGGGGATGACTTCAGACGCTCTGTTTGTCTACGACTGGATCAAAGTCCGACTCAACAAAACCCCACTGTACATTTGGGGCCACTCCCTGGGCACCGg gGTGGCCACGAACCTGGTGAGGCGTCTGTGCGACAGAG GTTCTCCTCCAGACTCTCTGATTCTGGAGTCTCCTTTTACCAACATCAGAGAAGAAGCAAAGAGCCACCCATTCTCCATG GTTTACCGGTTCCTTCCTGGATTTGACTGGTTTTTCTTGGATGCCATTTCTGCAAATCACATCTATTTCGCCAGTGACGACAA tgtgaaCCACATCTCATGTCCAGTCCTGATCCTGCATGCTGAGGACGACACCGTGGTGCCATTCCACCTGGGCAAGAAG TTGTACAACATGGCGTCTCGCTCAAAAAGTCTTAGTGGTCACAAAGTCCAGTTCGTCCCCTTTGACTCATCTCTGTCCTACAAACACAAGTTTATCTACAGAAGCCCGGAGCTCCCACACATCCTCAG taactttctggagatgtcTCTTCCTCATCATTGA